From the genome of Triticum aestivum cultivar Chinese Spring chromosome 3B, IWGSC CS RefSeq v2.1, whole genome shotgun sequence, one region includes:
- the LOC123071202 gene encoding cytochrome P450 704C1: MATGMPECSPALVLAAGLAVLAICWYLAAFVVGRGAAGAQRYPPVAGTVFHQVYHLRRLHDYYTDLFREHATFRLLAPGRRQIYTSDTAVVEHILRTNFANYGKGASNYDKTSDLFGDGIFTADGDKWRQHRKIASYDFSTRALRDFSGGVFNRDAAKLAHIVSGNAAAKQPVDFQDLLMKATMDSIFTIAVGVDLDTLSGSDEGSRFAAALDDASEFTLLRFVNAFWKVSRFLNVGAEAALRRRIEVVDEFMYKRIRGRADEISDGGKVAKDDLLSRFIQATTGDAGEVDYKHLRDMILNIIMAGKDTTAGALAWFPYMMCKHPEVQEKISEEAAVAGQATSSIDDFSRSLNDEALNKMHYLHAALTETLRLYPSLPLDNKECFSDDVLPNGFSVGKGDIVFYAPYAMGRMERLWGDDAIVFRPERWLDERGVFLPESPFKFTAFQAGPRICLGKEFAYRQMKIFAAVLLRFFVLALHDKDASVNYRTMITLYIDQGLHLTATARVIV, encoded by the exons ATGGCGACGGGAATGCCAGAGTGCTCCCCGGCCTTGGTGCTGGCTGCCGGCCTCGCAGTGCTAGCCatctgctggtaccttgccgccttTGTTGTCGGCCGCGGCGCCGCTGGAGCGCAGCGGTACCCGCCTGTGGCCGGAACGGTGTTCCACCAGGTATACCACCTCCGGCGGCTGCACGACTACTACACGGACCTGTTCCGCGAGCACGCGACCTTCCGACTGCTCGCGCCGGGACGGAGGCAGATTTACACCTCCGACACGGCGGTGGTCGAGCACATCCTCAGGACCAACTTCGCCAACTACGGCAAG GGCGCGTCTAACTACGACAAGACGAGCGATCTCTTCGGAGACGGCATCTTCACGGCGGACGGCGACAAGTGGAGGCAGCACAGGAAGATCGCCAGCTACGACTTCTCCACGAGGGCCCTCCGGGACTTCAGCGGCGGCGTCTTCAACAGGGACGCCGCCAAGCTCGCGCACATCGTCTCCGGCAACGCGGCCGCGAAGCAACCCGTGGACTTTCAG GACTTGCTGATGAAAGCGACGATGGACTCCATCTTCACCATCGCCGTCGGCGTGGACCTCGACACGCTGTCGGGGTCGGACGAGGGGAGCCGCTTCGCCGCGGCGCTAGACGACGCCAGCGAGTTCACCCTGCTCCGTTTCGTCAATGCGTTCTGGAAGGTGTCGAGATTCCTCAACGTCGGCGCCGAGGCGGCGCTCAGGCGCAGGATCGAGGTCGTCGACGAGTTCATGTACAAGCGCATCCGTGGCAGGGCGGACGAGATATCGGACGGCGGCAAG GTGGCGAAGGATGACCTGCTGTCGAGATTCATACAGGCAACCACCGGCGACGCCGGAGAGGTGGACTACAAGCACCTGAGAGACATGATACTGAACATTATCATGGCCGGCAAGGACACGACCGCCGGAGCGCTTGCCTGGTTCCCGTACATGATGTGCAAGCACCCGGAGGTCCAGGAGAAGATAAGCgaggaggctgccgtcgccggccaGGCCACGTCGTCCATCGACGACTTCTCCAGGAGCCTCAACGACGAGGCGCTCAACAAGATGCACTACCTGCACGCCGCCTTGACGGAGACGCTTCGGCTGTACCCTTCGCTCCCGCTG GATAACAAGGAGTGCTTTTCCGACGACGTTTTGCCCAATGGCTTCAGCGTCGGCAAGGGAGACATCGTGTTCTACGCACCCTACGCCATGGGCCGGATGGAGCGGCTGTGGGGCGATGACGCCATTGTCTTCCGGCCCGAAAGATGGCTCGACGAGCGCGGTGTGTTCCTGCCGGAGAGCCCTTTCAAGTTCACAGCTTTCCAGGCTGGTCCAAGGATCTGCTTGGGAAAGGAATTCGCGTACAGGCAGATGAAGATCTTCGCGGCCGTGCTGCTCCGCTTCTTCGTGCTCGCGTTGCATGACAAGGATGCCAGCGTCAACTACAGGACCATGATCACGCTCTACATCGACCAGGGTCTCCATCTTACGGCTACGGCGAGAGTCATCGTGTAG